Within Phaeodactylum tricornutum CCAP 1055/1 chromosome 15, whole genome shotgun sequence, the genomic segment ACAGTTGTCGATGCCATCGTTGGACCAGCGCTAGCGGAAGTTGTGACCGGTACATCGGAAGGTATTGCCGAGGGGTCGCCGCCTGCTACGTTAAAAGTTGGTGCAGGTGTGGGCACCATTGTTGGACTGCGGCTGATAGCCACTATTGGTGAAACTGTGGGCAATAGTGTCGGAGAATTGCTGGCAGGGATAGGAATATTGGGGGCATTGGTTGGCTGGGGAGTGGGTGTCGTAATTGGACTTTCCGTGGACAGCGCACTCCTGGGAACGGGCTTGAGATCACAAACCAGCCTGGCTCCATTCACGCTGGATACCTGGAGCGGCTTCATTAAATTCAGCTCCGATAGGGCGAGGTTTGCTGAACTGGTGGGACGGAGAAAGCTACTTGCTGTGGAAGCTGATGCGTATTTGGCGCCGGTGAAGGATGACGGTGATACAGTATCCGCACATGTTTTATTGTCAGGAAACTCTTTCCAAGTGCAAACTGGACCGCCTCGTTCCGCAGCACGAGGAAGGTCCAAAACATCACTAGTAACTTCGCTTGGCAGATTCACCCCGCGCGTTCGAACCACCAATGCTTCAGTTGCGGGTGTCGCTGCCCCGGTACTCTCTAGACTCCGAAAAGAGTGCGTTATGAGTAAAAGGCCCAACGCATCGTTTCCATCGGGTGTACGCCCTGTCCCCGAAACGGAAAGGCTTCGACGACCTTTTCCCGGGCCAACGTCAAAAGACGCCGTGGACAAGGCTGGCTGCGGAAAGGAAATAGAAATCCACGGAGTACTATCAGTTTGCTCGCTGGATGGACGAGTTACGGAGCTGATGCCGACACGGTACGTTCCGCTTGTAGCCATACCAAGATCATTGGAGCAGGCACGTAGAATTGTTGTAGCCGTATTTGTACTATGGTCAATTTGGAAACCGGTGCACCCAACTTCTTGATTTACAGGATCAAATATCCGGCTCTCGGGGAATTGGGCGCCGAATGCAAGTGGGCCATCGTTCACTAAAGTCAAGTCGGCGACTTCGTCTCCGTTAGTGTCGATATCAACCAAGTGTACCGTGTCAATTGGGTGCCGAGAGATTTCCCATGTATGAATAGCAAATTCGACGAGGTAGGCGCAATTCGCCTCCATTACTGGAAGAGTGCGGTAGCCAATGTACCGAAAGTCCGATGGTGGTGAACGCTGCCCGCGTGGGCGCTCGGCATCGTCTTCGCTAATGTAAATCAGCTCAAACGCATCCACTTGTGCAGGCCCAGCTCCGCTGTTCATCAGGTTAACATCGACCACTGTCGGGTTGGAGTCCTGTCTGGGTAGAACATCATTTCCTATGCTTAGGTTTGATACTTTCCGCAAAATCGAATGAAAAGGAACGCTGATATCTTTCTTCGTGCCTTGATTTTGCGTAGAGAGAACGATCCACCCGTCAAATTCATTGCGATCCAAGCGTAGCGGATTCATCGCCTCGGGACCACCCATGGTCATAACGTTGAAGGGGGTGTTTGCCGCTGATATTCGAAAAACGACTTCGACCGTGACCGAGCTTCCGCACGTCGCCGATAGCCTCAATGAGGAAGGTTCAAAGCTAATTTCCATCGCTCCGGAACGAGCATCATTGGAATCGCGAAAAACGGCTTCAAGGTTGACCGTTTGAGCCTTATTTAACAAATTGCTCACGCGCAACGTTTTACGAATTTCAGTGTCCGAGACAACATTGATCAGTCCTAAACTCAAGCTCGGCTGTGCATCGTCGTCGCAGTACGCCCACATGTCGGCATTTATCATTTTACCGATTTGAAGCTCTCCGCTGCCCACCAGAGAAATTGGCGCGAGAGAAGAATCGGAAAAGGAATATTCTGTTGTTCGCAGAGCGTTGTTCATCAAAATTGCCTTTATTGCAAGCGGCGAGCATTCGGGGCAATGCTCTTTGACTAATGCCGCAGCTCCAGCCAGTACGGGAGCAGAATACGATGTGCCGGCAGCAAGAAAGGTGCTCGATCCCGTTCCAGCCAGTGCCAATGGAAAGTAGCCGCCAGGCGCGACAATGTCGGGTTTAATCATATTGTTTACCCCCGGTCCTCGAGAGGAGAATGCTGCCACGGATCCAATATTGCCGGATGTTGCTGTGTTGAGTCGGCCTTCAATCTCGGAAGACCCAGTCGATCCCGCCGAGAAAGAATTTATTCCGGTGGCAAGTTCGCCCGCAATGTAAGGAACATTTTGAGAGTTTCCGGCGGAGACAATTGGCAGTATGCCCATATCAAACAGATCGTCCATCGCCTTGGCCAATAAACCATAGTAGCCGGACGTGTAGTTTGTTCCCAACGACACTGTAAAGCACAACAAATCAATCCGGTCAGACAACTGAGTAGGCTGCATTCTCTGTAAATATGCAAGCATATCTACTTACCGTTGACAATGTCGACCCTGTCATCTGTGTTTCCATCGCGATTGATGTCAAGAACGTACTCGAGTCCTTCCAAAATAGCGAAATCGGGGCATCCGCGTAATCCTTCGATTCCCGAAAAGCACACTTTGACGGCCACAAGTTCTACATTGGGCGCCACAGCAACGATTACACTCGACACTGACGTCCCGTGCCCACGGGGTCCATCAATCGGATCGTCGTCCATAACCCTGGTGTTCTCGTTCGCTTGGTTGACCGAATCTCCCAAAAAGTCATAGCCTTCCACCACCCGGAGTGTTGGAAACAAACCTTGCCGCTGCTGATTTGCGCTCGCCGTTGCCGAAGTTCCATAGGCGGCTATGTACGCCGAAGTTGTCCCGGTTCCATCCAGTGCCGCGTGGGTGTAGTCGATACCCGAATCAAGGACCGCAACTCGGACACCCGCGCCCGTGACGCAGAGAGTTTCCCGTAATGGAGACGACGCTCCTTCCAAATAGGCCACCGTTTCGGCAAAATCGGGCTGATAATCGTGTGGTCCGTGCACGGCAGCAACACCAGGTAGGGTAGCTATCCAATCGTCCTCGTTGTCCGCATCGTTGCCAATCGTGTCAACAGGAAATAAGAGAAAAATTGCGTTCGCAAGTCTTTGTGTTTGAGAAACTACGCGCGCGCTGGGAAAGCGTTCAAGAATGTTGAAATGATACTCTCCTGTTCCGCAAGCAAATCTTCGAAGCAAGTTTCGCACTTATAGAACGGCTTTGTGAGTCCCTCGATCGTCACTCGTCTCTCCGAGGCGCTTTCGAGGAGACGGTATCGGGAACCGGTGAGTGTATCTGCTCGAGCGTCGTCCTCTAATTCGGACGTGGCGTCTGACTGAATACGTTCGCCGTGCGGTCGGACCAATTCTCGTCCCGATTGTTGGCGTTGGTACCGTTGCAGGTGATCGAACGCAGCGGAGCGGGAGCGACGTGGGGTACGGCTAGCTGTACTAGATTCGGAAGCAGCTTGTGCCGGAACAGAGCGACTTAAAACGGTAAATATAGAAACTGTAAGCAAGAACCACCTAGCGGGCCGCCAGGTCGACGTGATCGCCATGGTGAGCCAACTCAGATCTGCACCAAAGGTATTTACTCTTCTGATAGTAAAGTAAGAGGTTTCCTTTCGGCTTTTTGCTTGGATGGAGGGAGGGGAGACGAAGTGAGCGCTCCCGTTGGTGCAACATACCAAACCTCTCGGAGAAGGAACCGTTGAACCTTGTCCTGGCAACTGGATATTATAGGGGATTGAAAATTTTAGTACCAGCTTATTCCAATGTTCCTTTTTGGTATCTAGCATCTTGCAATAATTTTCCCCCTATTAACCTCTGCCTTTTCTTTATTTTTTTATCAATCGTGTATCGTATAATTCGTAAATTTCATTTGATTATGTGACGTATACATCTGTATTGTGCGGCTTGCGACATTCTCGTTAAATATGTTCCTGCTTTTTGTTCAGCTCGCAAGTTTCGGAAAACCGCGTACTCCGTTCGTACCGAACCGGAGAACACCGTGATTTTGAATCCAATCGCCTTCACAAAAAGATCGGTCTGGCTGTGAATCGACCGATTcgatttcacagtcaatgaatTCGTTCGAAAGGGCTCTCTTTCAGGACGAAAATTGTGTCATGCAGCTTGAGAGGCATTGAAAGTGTGCGCATGGGCTGAGAATACGACCCTGCAAGCTCACCATTCTTTATACCGTCATCATGACCAAATCTCCGACGGACCAAACGCCTACTACAACAACCAGCACATCGTACCAACAAGTTCGCCTGCCACAACAACCGCCACACGGTCCGAACTTTCGAGAACGATCCGACGGCTTATCGCGAGTACGGCTCGCCTCTACGACAGGATTCTTGGCGTTGGGCCTTTGTATTTTGTGGGTGCTCCGCCCGACCGGACTGCCCAGCCGGGACACGGTACTTTTGGTGAAGCAGCCAGAAACGCACACTCAAGGCATTCGTCTGCCGCCAGTCAACAGATTTCAATACCCGTATCCCGAGACTGAATCAAGGACACAACACGCGACTGAAACGTGTGATCGAACTGTCGCGAAGCTCGTGACATTGTACAATCGCGCCGTCTCGTCACAAGACTACAACGTAATTGAAAAGTCATGTGAGGAATATGGTCACTTATTTTCAATTGCCGCTGCTACGCATAACCCGGCCTGGACTACGCAGGATTATTGGCACGTATATCCGATCTGCCTTTCCGAGACGACGCCCTCGCCAAATCCACAAATCCTGCAGCAAGTCCAGATCTCGGGGAGCAATTTTGTTGGGGTGCCAACACCGGATGGATTTTTGTACTGCGGGGGCTTGGTACGTCAGAAGTACGACTTCTCAATAGCACATGACGAGGCTGAGACAAAGAACATTAGTCGCAGTACAGGTATGTCCTGTGGGTTTCACGTTGTACAGGCCCTTTCCCTAACAGTGGACAACAACGGTCAAGGAAAAATTCGTAGCTTCACCAATCTCTACGACACGTTGGCAGTGGAACACAGAACGCAAGCATGTGTCGCCAATTTGACCGGCTGAGTGAGAAAGTCTGCTTGTATTGCCATGAGCATAAAATGATTCGATCGATCGCTCAAAGTAAGATAAATAATGGACATCCTTCCGTTTAGCTTTCGGCGTCCGAAAATTCCTGTTGTTCTTGGCTCGCTACGGTCATCGTCGGTCCTGAAAAGTGCTCGGCCGCATGAGCCTCGTCTTCCATTAAAATACGATGCAGGCCCTTCGCGTGTTGCATAGTGGGACGGCCGTGTGGGCAATTCCAAGGATGCTCCACGTCCCCAAGTCGTTTCACCACgcgttccatttccttttgTGACAGGGCCTTTCCAATCATAATACTTGTTCGACACGCTCGACTAGCAAACATGGCAATAGCTTTGGGGAGTCGCGCAAATACTGTACCGGCTGTGTCTCCTGATCCCTTGCCTGCCCCCGCGTAGCGACGCACTGCGTTATTACCGTACAAGCCACTGCCGTCAGCCCCGGTCCCTCCGTCTATCTCGCACTCTTCTCCGTCGTCGCTTAAAATTGCGCATAGTGCGGAAACGTCGTCCTTGCCAAATTGTACCGCTTTTCGGCCTGCTTGAGCACCGCTGTGAGGGAGGGCAGTTAATGCGAGACGGTGCCGAGGTGGTTTCTCCGGATCGTATAAAAATCGAAAGCCGTTCTTCTCAAAAATCTCCAGATTGTCAACAACGCAACTTTCTTCTGCAGGAGAAAGCTCCAAAGGCATTGGTGCAATTAGTTTTTGCTCATGAATAATAGTCTCGGCACACAGTTTTTCAAAGTTGTACTTTTCGTCGCAAGCGTGCTGATCTAGAATCCAAAGGTGATGGTCCCGGCTCCGCGCCAAGATGAATCCCATATTGAACTGACCAATTACCGTCATACCAGCAAAGTCCTCTTTGAACAGACGCAACGTTTGGTTGGGGAGGGCAGAATTGTCATTATCTCTTTCAGATACAGAGGTAGTGTCTACAGGCAACTGCGATTGCTGAACGGCTTGGAGTTTTCGTTTCCGAGTAACCATATTAATACGTTCGTGAACCGCGGCTTGGGCTACCGATTGCGTACCGGCAAAGCTTTCCCACACGACTGTCTTCGCTTCACGCTTCTGTTGCGGAGAAGGCTCAGGAGATTCTAGCTCGAGGCCAGTTCGGACAAAATCTGAAGCCGTACCATCGCTAATCGTTCGTGAGCGCGTGCGTTTCGTCTCTAGGATTTTCTCATCTTCTAGCTTAtccgactgactgtgagtcagGCCCAAATCTACTATTTGTCGTCTACTACCATCGTGCGGTACGGACGCATCAGCAATTTCCAGATGCTCCAGATATGGCTCCTCATGAGGTGTGCTCGTGGAGAGCGGTGTTGATATTTTCGTTGCCTGGAAGCCAAAGTGTTCAAGACTGTAGGATTTGGCCTGTATTTGTTTTTCCGGTTCATTGATATCGTTCTCATCATTCATTCCGGTTGATATGTTTGGTTCGCGTACAGGAGCGTGGACTTCGTCGACAATGAGGGCATGCTGCAACAATTGCTCTTCGCTTGAAGGCACTCCTGCATGATTAAACTGTCTTTGAGTGAGCATCCATCGCCTGCGTTCCGTCTCCGTTAGGCGCCTATGTGAATTATTATTGACTGCTAGAGGACTGCTAGTATCGACCGCATTTTGCTTCTCGGAAGTCGTTACAGTCTCGTCTTCCGCGGATGCACGCAATGGTAAAGGAGTGGTGGGAGGCGGTGTCACCGTCGGATGATCCGCAAGAGttgattcttcttcgtgCTGCGTGTCAATCCGCAGCGCTTTGTTGTGAATCGACAGTGGTGTTGCAGTGGAGTCTGTGAAAGACTCTTGATCCCCACGGGTATCCTGTTCTTCCTCGTCGAGATTTGGCAACGGCGTTGTGTTTCGAATCCGAATGCGTCGGCCATCGTCATATTCGTGTTGCATCCGGGCGTTGCTTGCGCTGTTGGTAAAGGCGTATCGCCGGTTGAATCGTATCGGCgactcgtcctcgtcgtacTCGTCTTCGGAGGCGGCTTCGTCCCGGCAACGTGGCGATTCGGGCGTTGTGTCGGGTTGACTGTGCGCACTCGTTACCAACGATTCGTTTGCTACTTTTGCGGTTGTTGAGAATACGGGTCCGACGGGATTGTCGTTGGGCACAAACTGACCTTCGGTTTGACTGGCCCAGAGTTCGACCACGGCGTCTCGAACCAGAGCGCATATTTGTGGTTCGTGCGTCAGCATGACGGTCCGTTTGTCGGGCGACAGGTTAATGTCGTATTCGTTGTTGGGGAGTGTGAATTGCAGTGCACAAAAGGGACGTTTTTTGCACCCCAACGCCCTCCAAGCCTCGTTCAAGACCCTGGACACTTGTTTCAACTCGACGGGGCGTCCGTTGATGGCAAAGTATTGAGAGTTCCGTGGTGATTGTgtcttggctttggaaatGAGACCTTCCATTTTGCCAGAGAGTGTCGGTGTACGGAGTGGAGGATTGGATGACGTGGTTGCGGGGGACAAGTTCGGTACCGGTGCCTCTAGGACGGTCGACAAGTCGACCTGAATGGGACACAGAAAGGGCAAGACTTTGGGTCCCAGTGTCGCCGACACGGTTTCTTCGATGGACGAGCTATTCTGCGGGGTCGCTAGTAAGAGCGATTCTCCTCCCCGTCCCGCATCCATCATGTCCATCAAACGAAAGCCGACTCCGGGAGAGAAGATGGCGTAGCCTTCCAGCATGCGTAGCATGGTCCGTCGTTGTGTCTGAATGCCTTTAATCAAATCGTGTCGACGAACCGGCAAGGCGTCCATCAAACCAACGACTGCAACGGTCGTCCCGACCTTTTTGAGTATACTCGTCACGGTGTCTGTCCGTAGCGATCCGTCCCGACGGAATTCGAGTTTCTGCGCCGTGGCTTCGTCGCGGGTGCGGGTGGCCACGATGAGGTTGGTGCTGAGGTTGGCGAGGCAAAAGAGCGCTTCGCCACGAAAGCCCAGAGTCGATGCCGTGGCGTAGATTTCGTCAAAGGCTCGTATTTTACTCGTTGCGTGCGGCGTGGCCAAGTATGGACGGGAGGCGAGTGGAACACCCATGCCATCGTCCGATACTTCCAATATGTCAATGCCCAGATTGAACAGACGGACTGGAGCAGGGGCCGCAGTGTCGGAAAGTTACAAACAGAAAAAAGACGAACAAAAAGGCGGTGAGCGACGGACAAACGTACCGTCGACTTTCTCCTGACCGTGTGCGCGTGTGTGGAACCACCGTCCGACACTTACTGTTGATGGTGCGACTCTTGGCATCCAGAGCGTTGTCCACCAATTCCTTGAGGGCCGTGGACAGATCAAAGACCGCTTGTCCCGCAACAATCCTCTGGACCGACTCGGGATCGATCGGTCGTATCTCGGCAGAcatgtgtatgtgtgtgaATGTTAACGTACACTGGAACGAAGATTGTCTCCAATGGACAGTAACAAGGTAACGCAACAATCGTACGGTAACCGAACCAATGGAGAACGAGTGCAGGGGAGCGTGCGGAATAAACGACACGGCGTTTTGGGACCGTGACCTCCCAACATCCAAATCTATGCGACCGCCAGAGCCCCTACTTGCAGTTGGGACCGAAATCCGACGCCGAATCGGATGTCCGGTACCAAAATACTTAGCCATAATGAGAAAATGTCTCGCTTTCCGAAACGCGAAAAGACCAGCGGACGAACGCAAAATTGGAAATAAGTAGTAGAAATCACGAATCCAAACTTGCGTTTTAGACGAAAACATTTCATCTCTCGACAAAATTCGATTCCATGTACGATAATTTTGACTGTTCAATTCCACCAATCAAATTAGATCTCTGTAGGAGAATGCCTAGTCAAACGTTGCGACTCCGACTTGCCGACCACGATTGTAGCGAAACCGTTCTTACAGAATTTTGTTCCCAGTTCGAAAGGAAAGAGACTGTGCGA encodes:
- a CDS encoding predicted protein — protein: MSAEIRPIDPESVQRIVAGQAVFDLSTALKELVDNALDAKSRTINIRLFNLGIDILEVSDDGMGVPLASRPYLATPHATSKIRAFDEIYATASTLGFRGEALFCLANLSTNLIVATRTRDEATAQKLEFRRDGSLRTDTVTSILKKVGTTVAVVGLMDALPVRRHDLIKGIQTQRRTMLRMLEGYAIFSPGVGFRLMDMMDAGRGGESLLLATPQNSSSIEETVSATLGPKVLPFLCPIQVDLSTVLEAPTQSPRNSQYFAINGRPVELKQVSRVLNEAWRALGCKKRPFCALQFTLPNNEYDINLSPDKRTVMLTHEPQICALVRDAVVELWASQT